One Felis catus isolate Fca126 chromosome D1, F.catus_Fca126_mat1.0, whole genome shotgun sequence DNA segment encodes these proteins:
- the LOC123380325 gene encoding uncharacterized protein LOC123380325, with protein sequence MQSGPERGLLSRADREEGEQEAQVALGMQRVLQSLGHAAEKLGQAVGRLRGQEEETWLQQSRGQSPQIWNRLRKVAQHLSDEFQEVVRERQSFLDRALGHLQYQRELSRLHLLHTQIVASGAPACLENYPGDRFYGTVTASLRDQAAACPLLIPFLKSLTAALVGAQGYGPGPEDQGPGTDTDKVDIAWTSPVFSTLKKVDIWSQALKEEAELQAQLHHQQASENCLQDVPKPQTMLKEELIAVQATDLSAREFVVYQYGLSILDLLTPQLQAPEITLRIASHLPAMEASDNAFEGSFFFQGLQAYFREAFSMALQMSAVSWDGKLDRSISAILLEEQPVSERGRDLLSKLIERKCESHLEPESSEEYIKKNKDLLLFTNMEHLLKSLIAAEKQIPRKRRDQSEDEDEVRWPYDLQH encoded by the exons ATGCAGAGTGGCCCAGAGCGGGGCCTGCTCTCTCGAG cagacagagaggagggggagcaggaggcACAGGTGGCACTAGGCATGCAGAGAGTCCTGCAGAGTTTAGGACACGCAGCAGAGAAGCTGGGGCAAGCGGTGGGCCGGCTGCGGGGCCAGGAGGAGGAGACGTGGCTACAGCAGAGTAGGGGTCAGAGCCCCCAGATCTGGAACCGTCTCAGGAAG GTGGCTCAGCATCTCTCTGATGAGTTTCAGGAGGTGgtaagggagagacagagctttCTCGATCGAGCCCTCGGTCACTTACAGTACCAACGGGAGCTTAGCCGCCTCCACCTCTTGCACACCCAG ATTGTTGCCTCAGGAGCCCCTGCGTGTTTGGAGAATTACCCTGGAGACAGATTCTATGGAACAGTCACGGCTTCTCTAAGGGACCAGGCTGCTGCCTGCCCACTCTTGATCCCCTTCCTGAAGAGCCTCACTGCAGCGCTAGTGGGAGCTCAAGGTTATGGTCCAGGACCAGAGGATCAGGGGCCAGGAACAG ATACAGATAAAGTTGACATCGCGTGGACCTCACCAGTCTTTTCTACCCTGAAGAAAGTAGACATCTGGTCCCAAGCCCTCAAGGAGGAAGCTGAACTACAAGCACAACTGCATCACCAACAAG CCTCAGAAAACTGTTTGCAGGATGTCCCGAAACCTCAGACAATGCTGAAGGAAGAGCTTATCGCTGTGCAAGCCACAGACCTTTCTGCCAGGGAGTTTGTGGTTTACCAGTATGGCCTCTCCATCCTGGACCTCCTCACCCCCCAGCTTCAG GCTCCTGAAATCACCCTGCGGATTGCTTCTCATCTGCCTGCCATGGAAGCCTCAGACAATGCCTTCGAAGGCTCCTTCTTCTTTCAG GGCTTGCAGGCTTATTTCAGGGAAGCATTCTCTATGGCGCTGCAAATGTCAGCGGTTTCCTGGGACGGTAAGCTTGACCGAAGCATAAGTGCTATTCTGCTGGAAGAGCAGCCCGTctctgagagaggaagagatctTCTCTCGAAACTCATTGAAAGGAAGTGTGAGTCTCACTTGGAGCCAGAGTCGTCAGAAGAG tatattaagaaaaacaaggaTCTTCTCCTCTTCACCAATATGGAACATCTTCTAAAAAGCCTCATTGCTGCTGAAAAACAGATACCAAGAAAACGGAGAGATCAGAGTGAGGACGAGGATGAGGTGAGATGGCCTTATGATCTGCAGCATTAA